Proteins found in one bacterium genomic segment:
- a CDS encoding aminoacetone oxidase family FAD-binding enzyme, protein PQLGSNGSGHALAAALGHRIVEPFPALTRIRVRSPWLAHLKGLKVEGRVALGGSESSGEVLFTATGLSGPPVLDVSRRAGELLRRGREARAVVDLCPDLDAAAFAALLAERFSARQGITAEFALVGFLHKRLIVPALREADIDPAAAADAVDARRLHALAALLRGWAFEVTGTDSWADAQVTAGGVEVAGVDPATLESRLAAGLFFAGEVLDVDGDCGGFNLQWAWSSGHVAGAAAARRALASG, encoded by the coding sequence CCACAGCTCGGCTCCAACGGCAGCGGGCACGCCCTCGCCGCCGCCCTGGGGCACAGGATCGTCGAGCCCTTCCCCGCGCTGACGCGGATCCGCGTCCGCTCCCCCTGGCTTGCCCACCTCAAGGGGCTCAAGGTCGAGGGACGGGTCGCGCTCGGCGGCAGCGAGTCCTCCGGCGAAGTCCTCTTCACCGCGACCGGGCTCTCGGGCCCACCGGTCCTGGACGTCAGCCGCCGCGCCGGCGAGCTGCTGCGCCGCGGCCGGGAGGCGCGTGCGGTCGTCGATCTCTGCCCGGACCTCGACGCCGCCGCGTTCGCCGCGCTGCTCGCGGAGCGCTTCTCCGCGCGCCAAGGGATCACCGCCGAGTTTGCGCTCGTGGGCTTCCTGCACAAGCGCCTCATCGTGCCGGCGCTCCGCGAGGCCGACATCGACCCTGCCGCCGCCGCGGACGCCGTTGACGCACGCAGGCTCCACGCGCTTGCGGCCCTGCTGCGCGGCTGGGCCTTCGAGGTCACCGGGACCGACTCGTGGGCCGACGCGCAGGTGACCGCCGGCGGCGTGGAGGTCGCCGGCGTGGACCCCGCGACGCTCGAGTCCCGGCTCGCGGCCGGTCTCTTCTTCGCGGGCGAGGTCCTCGACGTCGATGGCGACTGCGGCGGCTTCAACCTGCAGTGGGCCTGGTCGTCCGGACACGTCGCCGGGGCCGCGGCAGCACGTCGGGCGCTCGCCTCCGGATGA